The Dromaius novaehollandiae isolate bDroNov1 chromosome 27, bDroNov1.hap1, whole genome shotgun sequence genome contains the following window.
GCTCTCCCGTGACCTTCTCAGAAATCGGTGGCGATTTTGCTGAAAGCGCTGGGTTAGATGGGCTCCTtcggggccggcgctgccgggTGCCTGCCTGGGCTCCCGGAGCCATGCTGCTCCGGCTCCGCCGCCGGCCTTGCAAAGCTGCGACCTGTGCAagcagtttggggtttgtttgttttttttttcaccccccCTTATTGATACATCTTGTTggccggaaaaaaaaaaagacggacTGTTGAGGGTAGGAAATGGGAATGACCAGTGCGGTCCGCAGTCCGTCACGTGGGCGGTCGCGTGGGCTCGGTCCCTGCGCCCTGCTCCTCGGGGCTTTGCACAGCTTTAGATAATTCCAGCGCGATGGCGTTTCCGCCGCTTCCCTGATGGGATCGCTCCGAGGCTCATAAATCTCGCCCTCAGGAAGTTCCACCTGATGTGCGGTTTAATTTTTCCCCTACTTAAAACCCTCCTATCGCTCATCCCAgtaaaggaaaaatgtgtttggGTCATAGCTGTGAAGCCGGTGGATCTGTGCCAGTCTGCACCCGGGGAAGGATCCGGCCGCCTCTTTGTATTTGATTTAATTATTTAGATAGTTATAAAACTACTGGTCGGGCGTGAAGGCAGAAGCGGCTCACGCTGTTTTTTGGAGGCGAATCGGAGGCGGTTAAGCCCATGGGGGCCCTTTGCTCCGAGGCGGCCgtcggcggggccgcggctccgggTACTGCGGAGGCAGCGAGCGGCACCCAGCAGTGCGAGGGGGCAGCAGCGTAATCCCCCGCGCCGAGGCCGGAAAGCGTTTCACGCTGATGTGTCCCTCTGCCAGCTCAGAAGAAACCGGAGCGAGCTGAAACCTCAGAAACCCTGTGAAACCAGAATTAGCAGTAAATTGGAAATTGTTAGTAAGAGAGGGGCCATTGGGAGGTTGGGGAAGTGGCCCAGATACACGTGTGCCAAGTGGGATCAAATGGACCCAGCGAGAAGATGCGGTTTCTGTCGCTGTGTTTGGCTCTCGCTGGAGACATTTTCACCATCACGTTCCCACCCGGAGCATCCCGCGTGGCCAGGCCGTTCCCAGCCTCCTGGCAGCCTCCTCCGCTGCACgggatgctctgcagcagctccctcctcctgcaAAACCTTCGCTGGCCTAAAACCACAGCCAGGCTTTTCCCCGGGCTAGCCAAGCCGTGGGATTTCCCGCCAGGCGCCGGGGCATCCTCAGCACAGGACCGGGGAGATAGGCGCAAGCCCTTATCTAACTTATCTGTTGAGTTAGATAAGTGAAAATATTCCATGAGCCTCTTAGAAAAGCAAGACCTGAGTCTCTGAGGACAGCGATTCTCCCTCCAAGGGCTAAATCTGCTCTAGCTTAGTGCTACGCAGGTTTTCAGTGCTCGCAGGCAGTTTACACAAAGCCAGGATCTTATACTGGTCTATGCAAGAGAGATCATGGAGATAAAGGCGTCTTGTTAAGCAGCCCAgatccttttcttcccctctgctgcagccttggaaatcatttttttctccctgtctgGCAAGTGTAAATTCTTAAGTGAATTTAGTGATTAACacgttttttttctccctccccaagTTCTGAAGAGCAGGGCTGATTAGATTTTCCCGCGGCCCTCGGAAGGGCTCCTCTGCTGGCATGCATCAGAGAGATGTGCATGTCGTTAGCAGAGCTAGACACGGCCTAGAGGCCTTTGGAGAAGGCAGGTTGGATTTTTGGAGAGAATTAGTGAATGTTATTCGAGTGGTCGTAATTGCTTTAGGGTTAAATTTTGCTGCTGACCAACCTTCCAAGCACCGTGCAGTAATAGGAACCCTCCGCTTCTAGTTTTCGTCTTAGTAGATGGAGAATCGAcggtattttttccccctcaaagagTCATAACGTGGCAATGCTGAAGGTGTGGAAGGAGCAACTCTTCCTCCTTGCAATGGGGTCCCCAAGATCCTCCCCCCCGCGGGGACGGAGGGACCCGGGGGGAGGTCAGGGTGCTCGGGGACCACAGGCAGAGAGGCGGTGGGGGCAGCCCCCTTCGCCACCGCCCATTCCCGGGAGTTTCCGTGATGCCGACACTCTGCCGGCAGCGTCACCGCCTCGCTCCGAGCCCGCGGGAAGTTTCCGGAGGTgtgccgcccgcggggccggccccggctGCTGGCAGGGCGGACGCTCCCTTTGCGTTGCATTCCTGGGAACCGATGGCCGGAGGCCGGACAAAGACCAGTCTGTTTGGTCGGACAGTGGGAAATCCCAGCTGAAGGGAGAGCACTTTCCTGCCGTCCCAGGTCTTGTCGGATGTGGAGGGCAGTCGGGGCCCGAGGGTCacgctggggcagagcagcagccatggACAACATGCCTGGCAGCTCACTGGCCATTTGGGGCACCTGACGATTTCCCATTTGCCCTGGGAAAAGCCCAAGGCTCTAACATGTTGTTTCAAATATCTTTCATGAGACTTCACCGCGGCATGACACAAGCATCTTCCAAAGCGTAGAGCCATGCTTACAAATCCCTGTGCCTGCAGCAAGATGCTCTTGGTTCCTACAGCTAGATCTGCAAGCTGGAGCCAGTtggaaaatgcaaatatttttcatgcaaaggtgttaatttcttttttaatcccaCTGAAAATGTATCTGTTCTCCCAGGCAGCCATTCCGTGTCTCAGCTGCAAATCCAGCCAAGGTTTGCACAAGCAGCAGTGAATCGGGCCATGCCATTTGCTTATGTGGATAGCTCCAAGAGGTTTCTGCTAGTTTGGGTTGAAAATCCCACATGCCCAGCTCATGAAATGGGGGGTAGAGAGGAGCCGGTGCCTAAAGGTGCTCTCCTGGGGCCTCCCCATGCATCCGGCCCTTCCCTTGCCGCTTGCCGGCGCGGCTGCCCGCAGGACCAAGGTCCCCGCACATGCGTGCCCCGGCGGCAGGCTGCTCTTGGCACGCCGGGCTCGGCTCATCGCCTTTGGGCAGCCCAAGAAAAACGGGATGGCAACCTCGTGACcttccccggcggcgggggccctTCGGCACGGCTGTCTCTCCGTCCCGCCACGGGCACGGAGCGGAGGAAGCCATCCATTCTTTTATGTGCGAAGGCACGCTGGGCGGAAACAGTTGGAAAGAGCCCCGAAAGGACATTCCAAGTCCAGCAGGAAAGCGGCCTGCTCGTCTGGCAGGAGACGGGCTATTGTCTGTCCCGGTGGCCAGCAGGGATTCCTCGGGCCCTTcttggaagaagaaaatgtgtgtgtttgtgtgtgtgtgtgtgtgtgtgtgtgtgtgtgtgtgtcttattttttcctctgccctctctcgagggggtgctgggggccacAAACGCCGCAGCGTTGAAGTGCGGCTTGTGCAAACCCAAGGATGCTTGAATGCCGCCCTCTCCGCCCGTCCCGTGGGGCAGGATTAGCacctggctgtggggcagggttaGCACCCTCCAGCACCGGGGAAGGGGCGTGTGGCCCCCGCACGGTGCAGGAACGAGCCCCCATACCCgcacttctgccctttcctcctctGAGACAACCAAAGCTTTGCTGCTGTAAAACATAGCTGCGACTGCCTTAATTGGATTGTCTTTACGGCTCTTCCTTGCTCTGGTCGCCCAGGAGAGTCTGCGTGTTTGTTTGTGGCTTTCTGCCCCCCCCTTGCACTCTGCGATATTTTTGCAAGCGCTTGGGTTTCAGGTAACCTCAGTGCGTGCACTGCATCCCTGCCTCAGCCGCTGGCAGAAACTTCGCCGCAGCTCCGGGGAATCCAGACGCTAGCAGCTCGCTTTGGGCTTCCCCTTGAGCTGCCCTGCCAGCAGGACCCCTCTTCCTTGCAGCAAGGTTTTCCATGGATGCACATGGGGTCTGCGATGGGGCAGGACCGGTGCTGCACCTCTGCTGGCAGGCTTCTCTCCGCCCCTGCGCCGagtgctgggtgcaggtggggtgCTGCCTGCAGCGACCTTTTCTGCGAAGCCACGTGCTGCGGAAGGCGAGGCTGCGGCCGGCCGCGTGCTGCTGCGGAAGCGTGCATCCTCCGGCGCCGGGCTCCTGCAGTCCCTTTCTCTTCCGGGGCTGCAACGAGTCgcggtgctggggtgtgaggaGCTGGCGTCTGCGCAGGGCCGGGGTCCGGGACGAAGGTGTCACACGAGGGCGCCTTGTTTTACCTCCTCCCCGTGCTGCGGGCTTGTCCCTGCTCCCCGTCCCGCCGAGCCCTGCACGGGGGTCACCCGGCGTCATGCTGCCGTGCTCCGTGACCAGGAGCCTCTCTGCAGCGGCTGGGGAGAGCGTTCGCCCCACCGGCGAGGCTCTGGGTGCCCCGGGGACGTCGGGGGGTTACAGGCACCTCACTCGCGCGGtgccggggcagggcagggggatgGCAGCGGCTCTGCCCTTGGCATTTCGAGCCGCTCTGCTGCAGCACAAACAGGGCCGATAGGATCAGGGGCAGCCAGGAAGGGTGGCACAGCGGACGGGAGAATTGCAGGATGTGCCAGGCAGGGGTTCAGCAAGAAAAGCTGCACCGCTGCTGGCCGTCGCCACCCCACAAGCTCAGCCCTTGCCGGGCCGGGTTTCAGCAGCGGAAACAGGCTGGTGCCGTTGGACGGGGCAGGCGAGGGGAGCGAGCTGCCCCGCTCAAGCTGCTTGCACCGTTCCCCACCGCCCTGCATTAAATGGGGAACATTAAAGGCGAAGCTCCGTTACCGGAGACGCGGTCGCTGCGCCAAGGCGATTGTTCCCGGCCCCATTGTCTGCTCGGCAGAGGAGCCCTTAGCAGCGCACCTGAGCCTGCCCGCGCCGGCCTCCCGCGCTGGCCCTGTAACGAGAGAGCTGCGCCGcgtctttccctttttcttttctcttttctttttttttgttcggCAAGCTGTATAATAAACCCACAATGAGGCCCCTTTCAAACAGACCCCTATTAAAGTACCAGCCCCGTTTTAAGGGCAAATTTCCAGTGGCACCGGGAGGTTGTGCACGATGGAGACGTGACCCACTGCACAGCAGGACTTTGCTTTTGCATGTGTGGCAAAGCGCAGGTATGGCTCACCGCCACAGAGCTCTGGGTCCCGCTTTGCTGCGGGTGcactccgtgcctcagtttcccctcctgGGATGGGGCACGTGGGGCGAGCTTGCAGACCAGCCTGGTGCCTGGGGGGCCCTGGCTGCGTGAGACAAGCTGCCGGCTGGCTCCCGGCCACGTCCCTTTGCTGCCCAGCGCGGCCGTTTCCTGCGCGGCCGAGGCGTGCCGGGCGCTTGGCGCGGTTGCACGGCCGTGCTTGgtggccccgcggccccgcggctccgTGCGAAGCGGCCCGGCGGGCAGGTACTGCACGCGAAGCCGGGAGGAAGCCCCGCAGCCCGGAGAGCGCGGCGATTTGCTCGGCGAAGGGCAGGGGACCGGGATTAAAAAAAGCCCTGCTAAGATCAGAAACTCTGGCGCGCACAGTGCCCCATTGTTGAGCTGTCACACTTCCCTTTACTTTATTGCTTTTGTCCAACACCCTATTGTTCCACTTCCTTTTGTCCCCTATTCAGAGCCCTGGCTTTTCATTACCCAGCCGGCcttgttgttttcatttcttttgtttgaagTTCCTGAGAGGAAGGTTTTATTTTCAGCGGTTTGATTAATTCGCAGCTTGAGCTGGGCTTTGTTTGTTATGTAATTGCTGCCCCGAGCCGGGCAGCCAGGTTCGGCCCCGGCGCTGCTCTCGCACCCCTCGCTCCCGCTCGCGGGGGGCCCGGGAGCGTGGGGAGGCCCGCGGGAGCCGAGGTGGTCCCCGCGGCCCTTCCCCGCCTCGGCAGCCCCTGTGGTCCGGCCATTCccgcagcctggctcctgcctcCCGGCAGCGACCGGCGTAAATCTGCTCCTTAATGGCCTTTTTTGCCCATTCTGCCGCCCTGCGAGGCGCAATGTTTGCTCCCGTCCTTGCAGCGTGAGGGCGGGTGGCTCTTGGAGGGAAAATCCCTGCTCGTACAGCTGCAGAGCATCTCCCGCCGCTCGGACGTGCCTGATCCCCTTGGCGTGAACTCCCGCTGGCTTTTTGCCCCGCTCCCAGGCTGGCAGCGGTGGGGTCCCGGCTTGCCGGGCGGCCACGGGGCGATACGGCTTCTGCACCTCGGCTCTCCCGCGGCCGCCGTGGTTATGCACAGCTAATCCTCCGGGATAGTCCGGGGTCACggctgggcgctgccacccccGGCGGAGCACCCGGCTCCCACGCAGGGAACCACCCGTCCCGGCAGGCAGGATGCCGCGGGGCTGGCgtgcccgcgccccgctccggcccctcGCCTGGCCCCGGCGTGGCCGCTCGCCGCTCCGAGACGCGCCGGGGACTCCCACAGGAGCGATTCTGGTTGAAATCCCAGGCATTGTTCGGCGGGGCCAGGATTTCCACTTCCCCTTGGAACAGGAAACCTGCCTGCCGTCCTGCAGGCTTTCGAGGCACGGTCGCCTCGCGAGCCGGGGCCGCTGGGGGCTCGGGTTCAGCACGGCTCTCCGACGCCGTGCATCCACCCCGGCTGAGGCATGGCGTGCCTCGGTGCCCTCTCCCGCAGGCTGCTGGACCAAGTGCAAAGGCACACGTCCACACTGGCCCTAAATCTCGTGTTTTTAGGTGGGTTTACATCGAGGCTTTGTTTATCACTCCACTCTCTTGGTGGCCTGGAGAAAGGAGGCTTGTTTTCCTGGCCAAGACTTGCAAAAAGCTGAGCTCGGGAAGCCGGGAATGATGAGGGCACCACGGCGAAGGGCCACACCGGTGCCCTGCAAACCGGGGGCAAGGGCTGGGTAAAGGGGTGCCTGTTGCCTGGGGGTGAGCGGGGGCACCCCGTGGCTCTGCTCGCAGCCCTGTCCTCCCCGCAGGATGTCCATGAGGAGCCCCGTTTCTCCCCACCTGGACCTCGATGGAGCCGGCAGCATGGTGAACTGCACCATCAAGAcggaggagaagaaggagggcTGCTACGAGTCCCCGCCGGGGGCTGCCCCGAGCGCCGAGCCCCGTGCCAACGAcctgccggggccgccgccgagAGAGGGCACCGACCCCCAGGCCCTGCCGCAGGTGGGTCCGGGCTCCGCGCGCTCCCTTTCTCGCGCCCGGAGAGCCGAGGGGGCCGGGTCTGCAGGAGATGCCCGGCGTGGGCATTGCACCGCTTCGGAAGCTTTTGACTTGCCCCAGGCATCCAGGATGAACTGAACACCTTTCTGTATTGCCACCACCAGTGTCATTTCTGCTCTTGTCCCTGGTAGTATCAGGTCACCAGCTCCTGGTCCTCTATGTCTCGGTGTCGGCgctggcagagctctgcagcctgcgACGTGCTGGCCTCCATCCCCAGGCAGCCGGGGGTTGTTTTTTCCCCCGAACGCTTATTCCTCATCCGGAGGAAATGAAGCTGAAACCTGAGGCTCCCCCAGGCCTTCTGGCCGTTGTCGATGCTCTCGGGTCAGCCCGGGGATTTGAGCGCTCTTGCCTCACGCCCGGAGCCCTCCCTGGCCGCCCGCGGACGTGCTCCGCTGTCCCTCCGTGGAGGCCTGGAGCCAccctttcattttccctttgtAATTGCTTTTGGGCTTTCTCTGCCCCTGACCAGTAGCCTCAGCCCTCCCACTCCCACCCCTGCCCCTGAGGAGGTCCAGGGGCTCAGAGAAGCAGAGCAGGCTCAATAAATAACAGCAGCCTCCTGCAAACAAGTCTTTGCAGCATGAGAAACGGAGGTGCGGGCAAAATCCCCGGCAGCTCCCCAGCCCAGGACTGGCCAGGGAATGTGCCGTAGGGAAGCGCGGTCCAGCAGCCACCAGGCTGGGCCGTCTCGGAGCATCCGAACGGCCGAGTTCCCCCCCGGAGACCTGTGAACCTCCCCCTCCGTGGGGGTCCCCAGTAAGTAGCGCTTTGCGTGTAGCAGGAGTCCTGCTCGCCCGCCAGCGATGCGCAGGAGTCCAGGCGCTCCGCCTTCGAGCCTGCcgtcagcagccaggagaagcTGGACTTCAACAGAAACCTAAAAGAGGGTAAGAAAGGTTCTTGAGCGCCTCCGAGACCCCCGGGACAGACCTCCTCGCGCCCTGGGGCTCGCTCTGGGCCTCGCGGCGTTTTGGCGAAGCTCTGTTCTGTGGGATGGGACCATCCATCCTGCTTCGTGGTGCAGAGCTGCAAGCTGTTCTCACCGAGCTTTCCTCTCCCCCGCCCTGCCGGGCTGCCTCCCGGCGCGTGCCGCCGGCAACAGTTATGCCAACCATTGAGAAATTACTGTCCAGCGACTGGAAAGAGCGGCTGCTGGGCCGAAACACCATGGAGTCCAAAGAAGTGAAAGGTGAGCCTCGGGGCTTTGCCGCCCACCTCCACCGTcctcccttttgctctttgtGCCTGAACACGCTGGGCTAGAAACATTGGGTTTTCCCGGGAAATGTGGCTATAATTTTGCATATTTAATCAAACAGCATAGCTTTTTAACAAAACATTCCtataatttgggggggggggggtcaggccaTCACTGATAAAAGTTTGCAAACACTTGGCTGTGGCTGCACGGAGGCAATGCTGAAGCAGGAGGGATCACCAGCCCTTCCCTGATCTCGTCAGGGCCTTCACATCCCGCTCTCACGTTAGTGCTCCCTTGGCGATGCATCACCCACAAGCACCCAGCTGTGGTCGGGACGGTGTTCACCCAGCCACGAGCCCCTGACCGGTAGCTGCTTGGCTTCTTCCTTGGCCCAGGAACCCAGGAGAGCCTGGCGGAAAAGGAGCTCCAGCTACTCGTTATGATCAACCAGCTGTCCACGCTCCGGGACCAGCTCCTGACGGCCCACTCGGAGCAGAAGAACATGGCAGCGATGCTCTTCgagaagcaacagcagcagatggAGCTGGCAcggcagcagcaagagcaggtgGGTGCCCACTGCCTTCCCCACCACCGTAACCCGTCCCCGTAGGCATCCGCGGTGGGCAGCCTGCTAGGGGGGAGCTGGTTGTCAGGACCATCCATCCCTTGGTGGATCCCTTTGGCCCCAGATGAGTGTCCAAGGAGATGGGAATTGcactctttaaaataattaaaccaCACTGGGTCTTTTCCTgacccttctctctcctttgctCTTGAACATCCACTTTTTTTCTATCCAGCGGCCTCTATGGCACTACATGCAAGGATGATGTCCCCAGGCACGTGCTGGCGTGTGGGGTGAAGCATCATCCCTCCAGCCCTTGTTTATCTCTCCCTCTGCCCCTCGAGGTGGCTCAGACATGGCTCAGACGTGCCCCTGGGGCGCTCGCTGCAGTCGCCAGGCAGAGCTTGCCCATAGTCCTCGGGAGTCTCTGCAGAGCGGCTGTCTCTGCTGTGCCAGTGCCAAGTCGCTTGTGCCCGCCTGTAGCCTCAGCGGGGTCCCTGGGGAGCCACTCGTGAGCCCCCCAGCAGAGCGGGTGCCCTGCTTTGTGGTGCTGTTAATGCTACTTAGCCCCCTTGTCTCCCCTTCCACCAGATCGcgaagcagcaacagcagctcatccagcagcagcacaaaatcaacctgctgcagcagcagatcCAGGTACAGGCGGGGGACACCTCCCTGGGACACCCCCAGCACCGGGCAGCTGCAGCCCGTGGGCCCCGGCTCAGCCAGGCAAGGGGCTGAACCCCCTGCCATGTCCCTCAACGATTATCCGgtctctctgcttctctcccGTCTTCCCTCCAGCAGGTCAACATGCCCTACGTTATGATTCCTGCCTTCACCCCCAGCCACCAGCCTCTTCCCGTGACTCCCGACTCCCAGTTAGCTCTGCCCATCCAGCCCATCCCTTGCAAGCCAGGTGAGCCGGGTTCCCAGGGCCCGGGGCTGAGGGATGGGACCGCCTGAGCCGTGCCATGTGGCCGTCCCCTCCAACGGCTCTCCCGTTCTCCTCCCTGCAGTGGATTACCCCGTGCAGCTGCTGCACAGCCCCCCTCCTCCCACGCTGAAGAGGGCCAGCGGCTCAGGCCACCTCCAGATGCAGGTACGGCCCCAGACTGCCCCCCGCACCGGGAGCCGGGGTCCTGCGCGCTTGGCTtcaccctcccttccctcctctgcaGGAAACCTCGCAGCCACTGAACCTGACAGCCAAACCCAAAAGCTCCGACCTCCCCAGTGCCTCCAGTTCACCCAGCTTGAAGATGAACAGCTGCCAGTCCCTCACTCCTAGTCACGGGGCCGCGAGGGACCTGCAGACGAGCCCTTCCAACCTGCCTTTGGGTGGGTACCCAAACACACCTTCACTGACGGATACTCCTCTGGCCTCCAGCTCCAGGGACGGTTCCTCTTCTGGCTGGTTCCACCTCCCTTAGGCAGGAGACATCTCTGCTCCCCGGGGTGTCCTTAGTGGACAGAAGCCACCTTGCTGCTCCATGTCACCCCGTAGAGCCAAGCAGCTCCCGTTGCAATTGCTGGGGTGGGACTGGGTGCTGCAGGGAGTTTTTGGAAGTGCTGGTGCTGACGGATGCACCGTGCTGGTTTGTCACCAGGGTTCCTGGGCGAAGGCGACGCTATCACCAAAGCAATCCAGGATGCACGGCAGCTGCTGCA
Protein-coding sequences here:
- the SOX13 gene encoding transcription factor SOX-13 isoform X1, whose translation is MSMRSPVSPHLDLDGAGSMVNCTIKTEEKKEGCYESPPGAAPSAEPRANDLPGPPPREGTDPQALPQESCSPASDAQESRRSAFEPAVSSQEKLDFNRNLKEVMPTIEKLLSSDWKERLLGRNTMESKEVKGTQESLAEKELQLLVMINQLSTLRDQLLTAHSEQKNMAAMLFEKQQQQMELARQQQEQIAKQQQQLIQQQHKINLLQQQIQQVNMPYVMIPAFTPSHQPLPVTPDSQLALPIQPIPCKPVDYPVQLLHSPPPPTLKRASGSGHLQMQETSQPLNLTAKPKSSDLPSASSSPSLKMNSCQSLTPSHGAARDLQTSPSNLPLGFLGEGDAITKAIQDARQLLHSHTGAMEGSLSNPYRKDHIGIDSSPGKERMEETPAHRLDEALLSCEMDGSRHFPESRNNNHIKRPMNAFMVWAKDERRKILQAFPDMHNSSISKILGSRWKSMTNQEKQPYYEEQARLSRQHLEKYPDYKYKPRPKRTCIVEGKRLRVGEYKALMRNRRQDARQGYLIGPPGSQLPAAASEVLYPRPVGVQLTPPLVEHYLPRAMDPNMPVIVNTRSLKEGDGGDGHSVADGEAYRSSEEEDSEGEDKSDGELVVLTD
- the SOX13 gene encoding transcription factor SOX-13 isoform X2 — protein: MSMRSPVSPHLDLDGAGSMVNCTIKTEEKKEGCYESPPGAAPSAEPRANDLPGPPPREGTDPQALPQESCSPASDAQESRRSAFEPAVSSQEKLDFNRNLKEVMPTIEKLLSSDWKERLLGRNTMESKEVKGTQESLAEKELQLLVMINQLSTLRDQLLTAHSEQKNMAAMLFEKQQQQMELARQQQEQIAKQQQQLIQQQHKINLLQQQIQVNMPYVMIPAFTPSHQPLPVTPDSQLALPIQPIPCKPVDYPVQLLHSPPPPTLKRASGSGHLQMQETSQPLNLTAKPKSSDLPSASSSPSLKMNSCQSLTPSHGAARDLQTSPSNLPLGFLGEGDAITKAIQDARQLLHSHTGAMEGSLSNPYRKDHIGIDSSPGKERMEETPAHRLDEALLSCEMDGSRHFPESRNNNHIKRPMNAFMVWAKDERRKILQAFPDMHNSSISKILGSRWKSMTNQEKQPYYEEQARLSRQHLEKYPDYKYKPRPKRTCIVEGKRLRVGEYKALMRNRRQDARQGYLIGPPGSQLPAAASEVLYPRPVGVQLTPPLVEHYLPRAMDPNMPVIVNTRSLKEGDGGDGHSVADGEAYRSSEEEDSEGEDKSDGELVVLTD